One region of Limnospira fusiformis SAG 85.79 genomic DNA includes:
- a CDS encoding M20 metallopeptidase family protein, with translation MTATVSTPHRVSTEKIRPAIQALQPQLVKWRRHIHQYPELAFQEKLTAKFIAEKLEEWGINHQTQIAETGIVAIIEGHQPGPVLAIRADFDALPIQEQNEVSYKSCHDGIMHACGHDGHTAIALGTAYYLSQHRQDLCGTIKVIFQPAEEGPGGALPMIEAGVLKNPDVEAILGLHLWNNLPLGTVGVRAGALMAAVDIFECRIFGKGGHGGMPHQTIDAILLGSQIVNNLQTIVARNVDPLESAVVTVGSFHAGDAHNVIADQATIKGTVRYFNPQFNEYFSNRIESIVAGICQSHGARYELNYQHNYPPVINDPSLANLVRSVAECVVETPAGIVPKCQTMGGEDMSFFLQEVPGCYFFMGSANSDRNLAYPHHHPRFDFDETALSMGVEMFVRCVEKFSGEKS, from the coding sequence ATGACTGCAACTGTCTCCACTCCCCACCGGGTCAGCACCGAGAAAATTCGCCCGGCAATTCAAGCACTACAGCCACAGTTAGTTAAGTGGCGGCGGCATATTCACCAATACCCAGAGTTAGCATTTCAAGAAAAACTAACCGCTAAGTTTATTGCCGAAAAACTAGAGGAATGGGGAATTAATCATCAAACACAAATTGCCGAAACCGGAATTGTAGCCATTATTGAAGGTCATCAACCGGGGCCAGTTTTAGCAATTCGGGCGGATTTTGATGCCTTACCTATTCAAGAACAAAATGAGGTGAGTTATAAATCTTGTCATGATGGCATTATGCACGCTTGCGGTCATGACGGACATACAGCGATCGCCCTAGGAACTGCCTATTATTTATCGCAACACAGACAGGATTTGTGTGGTACAATAAAAGTAATCTTTCAACCTGCTGAAGAGGGGCCAGGCGGCGCATTGCCCATGATTGAAGCTGGGGTATTAAAAAATCCTGATGTTGAGGCAATTTTGGGGTTGCATTTGTGGAATAATTTGCCATTGGGAACGGTGGGGGTGCGTGCTGGTGCGTTAATGGCGGCGGTAGATATCTTTGAATGTCGCATATTTGGGAAAGGGGGACATGGAGGGATGCCGCATCAAACCATAGATGCAATCTTGTTAGGTTCCCAAATTGTTAATAACCTGCAAACCATTGTAGCAAGGAATGTTGACCCCTTAGAGTCTGCCGTGGTTACTGTGGGTTCTTTCCATGCTGGAGATGCTCATAATGTGATTGCAGACCAAGCGACAATCAAGGGGACAGTCCGCTATTTCAATCCTCAATTTAATGAATATTTTAGCAACCGAATCGAGTCAATTGTGGCGGGAATTTGTCAAAGTCATGGGGCGAGATATGAGTTAAATTATCAACACAATTATCCGCCAGTAATTAACGATCCATCCCTAGCCAATTTGGTGAGAAGCGTGGCGGAATGTGTGGTAGAAACGCCAGCGGGGATAGTGCCAAAATGTCAGACTATGGGAGGTGAGGATATGTCATTTTTCCTGCAAGAAGTACCGGGGTGTTATTTTTTCATGGGGTCTGCTAATAGCGATCGCAATTTAGCTTATCCGCACCATCATCCTCGGTTTGACTTTGACGAAACCGCCCTAAGTATGG
- a CDS encoding FxLYD domain-containing protein: MLSYSRIFLISALGLGTLLPNPAISVPHIVVSSPLLLAQNQPFQISEMQMVTNETLTAGRYTVEGKLTNQSSEVVRSLQVVYRLYRQEGNILVEVESHQATVSPGELQPGETGKFGWAFAEVPQVFFIEAIASEDGTTEINQCYADGLARREMCRLQLNPQAVYPLIINN, translated from the coding sequence ATGTTAAGTTATTCGCGGATTTTCTTAATTTCAGCATTAGGACTGGGAACCTTACTCCCTAACCCGGCTATATCAGTTCCCCATATAGTGGTTTCATCTCCATTGTTATTAGCCCAAAATCAACCCTTCCAAATTAGTGAAATGCAAATGGTGACTAATGAAACCCTCACCGCCGGACGTTATACGGTAGAAGGTAAACTGACTAATCAGAGTTCAGAGGTAGTGCGATCGCTACAAGTAGTTTATCGTTTATACCGTCAGGAAGGTAATATTTTAGTGGAAGTAGAAAGCCACCAAGCCACCGTTAGCCCAGGGGAGTTACAACCTGGAGAAACTGGTAAATTTGGCTGGGCTTTTGCGGAGGTTCCCCAGGTGTTTTTCATAGAAGCGATCGCCTCAGAAGACGGAACCACAGAAATTAATCAGTGCTATGCTGATGGTTTAGCTAGGCGAGAAATGTGTCGCCTACAGCTTAATCCTCAAGCCGTTTATCCCCTCATTATCAACAACTAA
- the pip gene encoding prolyl aminopeptidase, protein MSQLYPPIEPYAEGKLQVSSLHTIYFEQSGNPEGKPVVILHGGPGGGCLPEYRRYFDPEKWRIIMFDQRGCGQSIPHAELEENTTWHLVEDIDRLRNHLNINSWVVFGGSWGSTLSLAYSQTYPQHCQGLILRGIFMLRKAELQWFYQEGASYIFPDAWQEYIKPIPPEERDDLISAYYRRLTSDDPQIQLAAAKAWSIWEASTSKLLPDQHLIQRFGDGNFATAFARIECHYFVNQGFFESEDQLLVNVQRIRHIPAAIVQGRYDVVCPMKTAWELHQAWPEAELIIIPDAGHSMSEPGIQKALIDISDKFATL, encoded by the coding sequence ATGAGCCAACTTTACCCTCCCATAGAACCCTACGCCGAAGGCAAACTACAAGTTAGTTCCTTACATACCATTTATTTTGAACAGTCCGGGAACCCAGAAGGTAAACCAGTGGTGATACTTCATGGGGGACCCGGCGGCGGATGCTTACCAGAATATCGTCGATATTTTGACCCCGAAAAGTGGCGAATTATCATGTTTGACCAACGGGGATGCGGTCAAAGTATCCCCCATGCAGAATTAGAAGAAAATACGACTTGGCATTTAGTAGAAGATATCGATCGCCTGCGAAATCACCTAAATATTAACAGTTGGGTGGTGTTTGGTGGTAGTTGGGGAAGTACCCTATCCCTAGCCTATAGTCAGACTTACCCCCAGCATTGTCAAGGGTTGATTTTGCGGGGTATTTTTATGTTAAGAAAAGCCGAACTACAATGGTTTTATCAGGAGGGAGCCAGCTACATTTTCCCTGATGCTTGGCAGGAATATATCAAACCTATTCCCCCAGAAGAACGTGACGATTTAATCTCAGCCTATTATCGTCGTTTAACCAGTGATGACCCCCAAATACAATTGGCGGCGGCTAAGGCTTGGTCAATTTGGGAAGCCAGCACCAGTAAATTATTGCCAGATCAGCATTTAATCCAAAGATTTGGTGATGGCAATTTTGCCACGGCTTTCGCTAGAATTGAATGCCACTATTTTGTCAATCAAGGTTTTTTTGAATCCGAAGACCAACTATTAGTTAATGTTCAGCGTATCCGTCATATTCCAGCGGCGATCGTTCAGGGTCGTTATGATGTAGTTTGTCCCATGAAAACCGCCTGGGAATTGCATCAGGCTTGGCCGGAAGCCGAGTTAATTATTATTCCTGATGCTGGACATTCCATGAGTGAACCAGGCATTCAAAAAGCGCTAATTGACATATCAGATAAATTTGCCACCTTATAG
- a CDS encoding ABC transporter permease, translated as MSIDSDNLLYVAKRLFQALITLLLASVLCFAIVQLAPGDYLDKYINNPQISEDTLNQFREQFGLDQPPIIQYWNWLTQIVTRGNFGYSFENQRSVTDLLWERVPATLLLAISSLILTWAIALPLGILAAVNQNRRVDRTLQVISYTGQGFPSFITALLLLFLAQKTSPLFPVGGMTSIDYPDLSLLGKIGDIAWHMILPTLALSITSFAGLQRLMRGQLLDVLRQDYIQTARAKGLPENRVIYVHALRNAINPLITLLGFEFASLLGGAFIAETFFNWPGLGRLTLEAVRQQDLYLVMASLMMGAVMLILGNLLADLLLKSVDPRIKLENLN; from the coding sequence ATGAGCATTGACTCTGATAACTTGTTGTATGTGGCGAAACGACTTTTTCAGGCGCTGATTACTCTGCTATTGGCTTCTGTACTCTGTTTTGCGATCGTCCAACTGGCTCCGGGTGATTATCTTGATAAATATATCAATAATCCCCAAATTTCTGAGGACACTCTCAATCAGTTTAGAGAACAATTCGGATTAGACCAACCTCCTATTATCCAATATTGGAATTGGCTAACCCAAATTGTCACTAGGGGGAACTTTGGCTATAGTTTTGAAAATCAGCGATCGGTCACGGATTTACTCTGGGAAAGAGTCCCCGCTACCCTACTGTTAGCTATTTCTTCCCTCATTCTAACTTGGGCGATCGCACTTCCCCTAGGAATTTTGGCCGCCGTTAATCAAAACCGCCGAGTCGATCGCACCCTACAAGTAATCAGCTACACTGGTCAAGGGTTCCCCAGTTTCATCACCGCCTTACTGTTACTATTTTTAGCCCAAAAAACTTCCCCTCTTTTTCCCGTTGGAGGTATGACCAGCATAGACTATCCTGATTTGTCTCTCTTGGGGAAAATCGGTGATATTGCTTGGCACATGATTTTACCAACCCTGGCTTTAAGTATAACCAGTTTCGCGGGTTTACAGCGACTCATGCGCGGTCAATTACTCGATGTCTTACGTCAAGACTATATCCAAACGGCGCGCGCTAAAGGTCTCCCAGAAAACCGAGTGATTTATGTTCACGCTCTCCGAAATGCCATCAATCCTTTAATTACCTTATTAGGATTTGAATTCGCTAGTTTATTAGGCGGCGCTTTTATTGCCGAAACCTTTTTTAACTGGCCGGGACTAGGAAGGTTAACTTTAGAAGCAGTTAGACAACAGGACCTTTATCTAGTTATGGCTAGTTTAATGATGGGTGCTGTTATGCTGATTCTGGGTAATCTTTTGGCGGATTTACTTTTAAAATCAGTAGACCCTCGCATCAAACTCGAAAACCTGAATTAA
- a CDS encoding adenine phosphoribosyltransferase, with protein MDLKSFIRDIPDFPKPGIVFRDITTLLRDSQGLRYTIDTLKDKCDRLSPDYVVGMESRGFLFGVPLAYQLGCGFIPVRKPGKLPGQVITAQYQLEYGSDRLEMHIDAMAPGSKVLIVDDLIATGGTATATAQLVQEAQCHLVGFAFIIELKALGGRNQLPDVPIVTLIDYD; from the coding sequence ATGGATCTTAAATCTTTTATTCGCGATATCCCAGATTTTCCTAAGCCCGGTATTGTCTTTAGAGATATTACTACCCTGTTAAGGGATTCTCAGGGCTTACGCTATACGATTGACACTTTGAAGGATAAGTGCGATCGCCTCTCCCCAGATTATGTCGTGGGTATGGAGTCCCGTGGGTTTCTGTTTGGGGTTCCCCTGGCTTATCAGTTGGGTTGTGGGTTTATCCCCGTGCGAAAACCTGGGAAGCTACCAGGACAGGTCATCACTGCACAATACCAGTTAGAATATGGGAGCGATCGCCTGGAAATGCACATTGATGCCATGGCACCAGGTAGCAAGGTTCTGATTGTTGATGATCTGATAGCTACCGGGGGAACGGCGACGGCGACGGCTCAATTGGTACAAGAGGCTCAGTGTCATTTGGTGGGTTTTGCTTTTATCATCGAGTTAAAGGCCTTGGGGGGACGAAATCAATTACCTGATGTCCCCATTGTCACTTTAATTGATTATGACTGA
- a CDS encoding DUF3038 domain-containing protein, with protein MQVEPYQTNLNPVILDSLPDIPISDKGCPRRARLQIDLMLLAIEALALGSSERMLVKISELELQGIIPNRVVLWRLRSTNPLRRYSQRQPLTLKEAKALVVIIAMISRELTVRIRQLLIDFEQMQRKQIPIEQHLQLYSYLERFQAHFRSRMNPRRAGVIAYNSPEKLNDLAIALLGKLLFCTGTAGMQRFWMSLFDGEIA; from the coding sequence ATGCAAGTAGAACCCTATCAAACTAATTTAAACCCAGTCATATTAGACAGTTTGCCGGATATACCCATCTCCGACAAAGGATGTCCCCGTCGGGCGCGATTACAAATCGACCTGATGTTACTAGCCATTGAAGCCCTCGCCCTGGGGAGTTCCGAACGAATGCTGGTCAAGATATCGGAGTTAGAACTGCAAGGAATTATCCCGAATCGAGTGGTATTATGGCGACTGCGTAGCACTAACCCCCTGCGACGCTACAGCCAACGACAACCCCTCACTCTGAAGGAAGCTAAAGCCCTAGTGGTGATTATTGCCATGATAAGTCGAGAGTTAACAGTGAGAATTCGCCAGTTGCTGATTGACTTTGAGCAAATGCAGCGCAAGCAAATCCCCATAGAACAGCATTTGCAATTATATAGCTATCTGGAAAGGTTCCAGGCTCACTTCCGTAGTCGGATGAATCCTCGGCGCGCGGGTGTAATTGCTTACAACTCCCCAGAGAAACTCAATGATTTAGCGATCGCTTTGCTGGGAAAATTGCTATTCTGTACAGGCACGGCAGGGATGCAACGGTTTTGGATGAGTCTGTTTGATGGAGAGATAGCATGA
- a CDS encoding DUF4335 domain-containing protein: MTIIRQYSLPNCKLILHGLSSPTDNTSETRPRLSRLMNAECHFVGYPQPIVGGKEFFECLLQRVSQYAQEFLSGVSHPPSANTAAEVPMVELRRLDGNLHRLIVRNTPLDGDSQMKTDPTSPVELDLTTVQLFDLVEAVDQFFADSGTLPELSLQLKAIPKRYTKAEQSVTQRAIPVAVGVSGLAIAAIALFALPVPEVRRPLEPNPQESTETQSLSETERPPSAGQSPPQGVNTDTEGENTTIGEPGATIGQSNLQPNLVSPPSIDDPQEIERLQRELFAQINQAWVARINRTLVYRVTVASDGKIIDYEAVEDVTPEEEAPIPLSELRFQQVGPDPAEPQADMMVIFNHPAGPLEVRPWEN; the protein is encoded by the coding sequence ATGACGATTATACGTCAGTACAGTTTGCCTAACTGCAAGCTGATTTTGCATGGGTTGAGTAGTCCCACAGATAATACCTCAGAAACTCGGCCCCGTTTATCGCGATTGATGAATGCGGAGTGCCATTTTGTCGGTTATCCTCAGCCTATTGTGGGAGGGAAAGAGTTTTTCGAGTGTTTACTGCAACGGGTGAGTCAATACGCCCAAGAATTTCTCAGCGGCGTATCACATCCCCCCTCTGCTAACACTGCTGCTGAGGTTCCTATGGTGGAGTTACGCAGACTAGACGGCAATTTACACCGCCTGATTGTCCGTAATACCCCGTTAGATGGGGATTCCCAGATGAAAACCGATCCGACATCCCCAGTGGAATTAGATTTAACCACGGTGCAGTTATTTGATCTGGTGGAAGCAGTGGATCAGTTTTTCGCTGATTCTGGGACTTTACCTGAGCTTTCCTTGCAGTTAAAAGCTATTCCCAAGCGTTATACTAAGGCAGAGCAATCTGTTACCCAAAGGGCGATACCTGTAGCGGTAGGGGTGTCTGGATTGGCTATTGCAGCGATCGCATTATTTGCTCTGCCAGTTCCAGAGGTTCGGCGACCCCTAGAACCTAATCCTCAAGAGTCCACAGAAACCCAATCACTATCAGAAACTGAAAGACCACCATCAGCCGGACAATCTCCACCACAGGGAGTTAATACAGACACAGAGGGGGAAAATACCACTATTGGCGAACCCGGTGCTACCATTGGCCAGTCTAATTTACAACCTAATTTAGTCTCACCGCCATCTATTGATGACCCCCAGGAAATTGAGAGATTACAGCGAGAATTGTTTGCTCAGATAAACCAAGCATGGGTTGCTCGCATTAACCGAACCCTAGTTTATCGGGTTACAGTAGCCAGTGATGGCAAAATTATAGATTATGAAGCAGTTGAGGATGTTACCCCAGAGGAAGAGGCTCCCATTCCCCTATCAGAGTTACGCTTTCAGCAGGTAGGACCTGACCCAGCAGAACCCCAAGCGGATATGATGGTGATATTTAATCATCCCGCAGGTCCGTTAGAAGTGCGTCCTTGGGAAAACTGA
- a CDS encoding OmpA family protein gives MADPKPSKSSPKSNSGVLVGLLSFIFRLLLLGVGSAVAWVVGMAVAQVYPNTSSEMPLTEQLLRREPAYQPSFPDRETPRLTPPKASPTSLTPEVQQTLQPQLQQLQQDLNALIGRTAALEIQIGNSRPAETLERRLQIIEQQLTAPSSPEAENIPPPTPRTARSRSGSGLIMTLPSDILFNPGSSTLRPGANVILDNLIPDLQNYRGAVVRVAGHTDDSARRQQNLVLSSAQAEAVVQYLSNAVDYQAYHWVAIGYGMTRPALENTSDINRQLNRRIEVAITPP, from the coding sequence ATGGCAGATCCAAAACCAAGTAAATCTTCCCCTAAATCCAATTCCGGGGTTTTGGTGGGGCTGTTGTCCTTCATTTTTCGTCTGTTATTGTTGGGGGTAGGTAGTGCTGTGGCTTGGGTAGTGGGAATGGCTGTAGCTCAAGTTTACCCGAACACCAGTTCGGAAATGCCCCTAACTGAACAGTTATTAAGGCGCGAGCCAGCATATCAACCCTCTTTCCCAGACCGAGAAACTCCTAGACTCACTCCCCCCAAAGCGTCGCCTACTTCCCTAACTCCGGAAGTCCAACAAACCTTACAACCCCAACTCCAACAATTACAACAAGATCTCAATGCCTTGATCGGTCGCACCGCCGCCCTAGAAATTCAAATCGGTAATAGTCGGCCAGCAGAAACGTTGGAGAGACGCTTACAAATTATAGAACAGCAATTAACAGCCCCTAGCTCCCCGGAGGCGGAAAATATACCCCCACCAACTCCCCGCACTGCTAGGTCTAGATCTGGAAGTGGCTTGATCATGACTTTACCCAGTGATATTTTATTTAACCCAGGTAGTAGCACTTTGCGCCCTGGGGCTAATGTGATCCTGGATAACTTGATTCCAGATCTGCAAAACTATCGGGGGGCAGTAGTGCGGGTGGCAGGTCATACTGATGATAGCGCTCGCCGTCAGCAAAATCTGGTTTTGTCCTCTGCACAGGCGGAAGCAGTGGTGCAATACCTCTCTAATGCTGTGGACTACCAGGCTTATCATTGGGTGGCGATCGGTTATGGTATGACTCGCCCAGCGTTGGAAAATACCTCGGACATCAATAGACAACTTAACCGCCGCATTGAAGTTGCCATTACCCCCCCCTGA
- the fmt gene encoding methionyl-tRNA formyltransferase gives MRLVFFGTPEFAVPSLQRLLTDEQFQVVGVVTQPDKRRGRGSKTSPSPVKAIALCAGLPVWQPRRLKKDPQTLANLREVEADVFVVVAYGQILSPELLQIPKLGCVNAHGSILPKYRGAAPIQWCLYHGETETGITTMLMNEGMDTGPMLLKSYTPISWEDQAANLAERLANMAAELLTETLLQMRSQTIQPIPQDDTQATLAPLIQPEDYQLDWSKSAVALHNQIRAFYPHCVTTFRGQSLKISGSVPLGSVPQIELPPPLARLSTADLNPGNIGEIVAIAKRFGPIVQTGSGYLLVSEVKLPGKRVQSGWDFVNGTRVAIGEILD, from the coding sequence ATGAGACTGGTTTTTTTTGGTACGCCTGAGTTTGCTGTGCCTAGTTTGCAACGATTATTGACTGATGAGCAATTTCAGGTGGTTGGGGTGGTTACTCAACCAGATAAACGACGGGGACGTGGTAGTAAAACTAGCCCTTCCCCGGTAAAGGCGATCGCATTATGTGCAGGTCTACCAGTTTGGCAACCCCGTCGCCTTAAAAAGGATCCACAAACTTTGGCTAATTTGCGGGAAGTTGAGGCTGATGTTTTTGTGGTAGTCGCTTATGGACAAATCCTCTCCCCGGAACTTTTGCAGATCCCTAAATTAGGATGTGTCAACGCTCACGGCTCGATTTTACCAAAATATCGCGGAGCGGCACCTATTCAGTGGTGTTTATATCATGGCGAGACTGAAACCGGAATTACTACCATGTTGATGAATGAAGGCATGGACACAGGACCCATGCTATTGAAGAGTTACACCCCCATTAGTTGGGAGGACCAAGCAGCTAATTTGGCTGAACGTCTCGCTAATATGGCGGCGGAACTTTTAACGGAGACTTTGCTACAAATGCGATCGCAAACGATACAACCTATTCCCCAGGATGATACTCAAGCTACATTAGCGCCTCTCATTCAGCCAGAAGATTATCAACTTGATTGGTCGAAGTCAGCAGTTGCCCTCCATAATCAAATTAGAGCCTTTTATCCCCATTGTGTCACTACCTTTAGGGGACAAAGTTTGAAAATTAGCGGCTCGGTTCCCTTGGGTTCTGTTCCCCAAATAGAACTTCCTCCACCATTGGCTCGTTTGTCTACCGCCGATCTTAACCCCGGTAACATTGGGGAAATTGTGGCGATCGCCAAACGCTTCGGCCCAATTGTTCAGACCGGGTCAGGATACCTATTGGTTTCCGAAGTCAAGTTACCCGGAAAACGGGTTCAGTCCGGTTGGGATTTTGTCAATGGCACTCGTGTAGCGATCGGAGAAATTCTTGATTAA
- a CDS encoding sugar transferase, whose amino-acid sequence MVSPSPEVNFPVHFQNHIAWVKIPDRLSVLEAVDFKSTCHNLVLGDQVPQAIILDFSETTFIDSSGVGALVSNLKAAKNKNVELLLKNVSPQVMAVFSLTSLDQVLTFQQDEPAPHGDNSQLPVTHPSVRSVVKRSIDIVGALVGLVITAVLSIPIVIAIRFDSPGPILFGQIRCGWMGKRFRMWKFRSMVINAEELKNTIPNQAKGQIFKNDQDPRITKVGRFLRRTSLDELPQFWNVLMGEMSLVGTRPPTPDEVERYEVPQWQRLDVKPGMTGEWQVGGRSQIKDFEDIIRLDLKYQENWSLMYDLKMIVRTIAILFKKNSGAM is encoded by the coding sequence ATGGTCAGTCCTAGCCCAGAAGTTAATTTTCCTGTCCATTTTCAAAATCATATAGCCTGGGTCAAAATTCCCGATCGCCTCAGTGTATTGGAGGCTGTGGATTTTAAGTCAACTTGTCATAATCTCGTTTTGGGAGATCAGGTTCCACAGGCTATTATTCTCGATTTTAGCGAGACTACATTTATCGATAGCAGCGGAGTCGGTGCCTTAGTCAGTAACCTCAAAGCCGCCAAAAACAAAAATGTGGAACTTTTGCTAAAAAATGTCAGTCCCCAGGTAATGGCGGTTTTTTCTTTAACATCCCTTGATCAGGTTTTAACCTTTCAACAGGATGAACCCGCACCTCATGGGGATAATAGCCAATTACCCGTTACTCATCCTTCCGTTCGCTCTGTGGTTAAACGCTCTATTGATATTGTCGGCGCTCTAGTCGGATTAGTAATTACTGCAGTTTTATCTATTCCAATTGTCATTGCTATTCGCTTTGATAGTCCTGGTCCGATTTTGTTTGGTCAAATTCGTTGCGGTTGGATGGGTAAGCGTTTCCGTATGTGGAAGTTTCGCTCTATGGTGATTAATGCTGAAGAACTCAAAAACACAATTCCTAATCAGGCGAAAGGTCAAATCTTTAAAAATGATCAAGACCCCAGGATTACTAAAGTAGGTCGGTTTTTGCGGCGCACTAGCCTGGATGAATTACCTCAATTTTGGAATGTTTTAATGGGGGAAATGAGCCTAGTCGGCACTCGACCACCTACTCCCGATGAAGTCGAACGTTATGAGGTTCCCCAATGGCAACGCCTAGATGTTAAACCCGGTATGACTGGAGAATGGCAAGTCGGCGGGCGATCGCAGATTAAGGATTTTGAAGATATTATTCGCCTTGATCTCAAATATCAGGAAAACTGGAGCTTGATGTATGATCTCAAAATGATTGTCCGCACGATCGCCATTTTGTTCAAAAAAAATAGTGGTGCAATGTAA
- a CDS encoding ATP-binding protein — MEDESLLMRSHLKVGTDLLFLEEVLQWFDQITTPFLHPDLNYECKIAITEGFTNAVRHAHHGLSKTTPIDIQVEILSNSIEIKLWDFGQPFDFPKTLHLILNEKIAPLEKEQGRGLILMSKLTDEVTYCRLDDHRNCLTMRRHFS, encoded by the coding sequence ATGGAAGATGAAAGTCTACTAATGCGATCGCATCTTAAAGTAGGTACAGATCTACTGTTTTTAGAGGAAGTATTACAATGGTTTGATCAGATAACTACTCCCTTTTTGCATCCCGATCTGAACTACGAATGCAAGATTGCTATTACCGAAGGGTTCACTAATGCGGTTCGTCATGCACATCATGGATTATCTAAGACCACTCCCATTGATATTCAGGTGGAGATTTTATCTAATTCTATCGAAATCAAACTCTGGGATTTTGGTCAACCTTTTGACTTCCCCAAAACCCTGCATTTGATTCTTAACGAAAAGATTGCACCTTTGGAAAAGGAACAAGGTAGGGGTTTGATTTTGATGTCTAAACTCACCGATGAAGTCACTTATTGTCGCCTGGATGACCATCGTAACTGCCTAACTATGCGACGACATTTCTCTTAA
- the clpS gene encoding ATP-dependent Clp protease adapter ClpS: protein MIASPTTTPSRSSQTVRKPYPNYKVIVLNDDFNTFQHVANCLMKYLPGMTSDQAWELTNRVHYEGQATVWVGPLEQAELYHTQLSREGLTMAPLEKA from the coding sequence ATGATAGCCTCACCTACCACTACACCCAGTCGTTCTAGTCAAACCGTCCGTAAGCCTTACCCTAACTATAAGGTAATTGTCCTTAATGACGATTTTAATACCTTTCAGCACGTCGCTAACTGTCTGATGAAATATCTTCCGGGAATGACTAGCGATCAAGCCTGGGAGTTGACCAACCGCGTCCATTATGAAGGTCAGGCGACCGTGTGGGTTGGCCCCCTAGAACAAGCCGAATTGTACCATACCCAACTCAGTCGCGAAGGTTTGACAATGGCTCCCCTAGAAAAAGCCTAA
- a CDS encoding DUF6737 family protein encodes MNQNQPSSDNPWDYKPWWCQPWSIMLTGVSLISGSWLIFHQVWLSVIVGVPVLTWMGFFLLIWPGLMRSAMMSDAEGDD; translated from the coding sequence ATGAATCAAAATCAACCCTCAAGTGATAATCCTTGGGACTATAAACCCTGGTGGTGTCAACCGTGGTCAATTATGCTGACGGGAGTTAGCTTAATTAGCGGAAGTTGGCTAATCTTTCATCAGGTTTGGCTATCGGTAATTGTAGGGGTTCCCGTCCTGACCTGGATGGGATTTTTCCTGCTGATCTGGCCGGGATTAATGCGATCGGCTATGATGTCAGATGCTGAAGGTGACGATTAG
- a CDS encoding MogA/MoaB family molybdenum cofactor biosynthesis protein, which yields MSSSIPHPDSGSFSVNCAVLTVSDTRTESTDKSGDLIKQMLRDNGHHLGNYVIIKDEPDLITQALNQCCGDAKIQAVIVNGGTGIAPRDTTYDAIEGLLEKTLPGFGELFRFLSYDDIGSRAIASRATAGVYRETLLFSVPGSQGAVKLAMEKLILPELVHLVKQLQKGS from the coding sequence ATGAGTAGCTCAATTCCTCACCCAGATAGCGGTAGTTTTAGCGTCAATTGTGCCGTTTTAACTGTGAGTGATACTCGCACTGAGTCCACGGATAAAAGCGGTGATTTGATTAAGCAAATGCTGAGAGATAATGGTCATCATCTAGGAAATTATGTGATAATTAAAGATGAACCGGACTTGATTACTCAGGCGCTTAATCAATGCTGTGGTGATGCTAAAATTCAGGCGGTGATTGTGAATGGGGGAACGGGAATAGCACCACGAGACACGACTTATGATGCTATTGAGGGGTTACTAGAAAAAACTTTACCTGGCTTTGGGGAACTGTTCCGGTTTTTGAGTTACGATGATATTGGTTCCCGTGCGATCGCCTCTCGCGCCACCGCCGGGGTATATCGGGAAACTCTATTATTTTCGGTTCCCGGTTCCCAAGGAGCAGTTAAACTAGCTATGGAAAAGCTGATTTTACCTGAGTTAGTTCATCTAGTTAAGCAATTACAAAAAGGCAGTTAA